A genome region from Gossypium hirsutum isolate 1008001.06 chromosome A04, Gossypium_hirsutum_v2.1, whole genome shotgun sequence includes the following:
- the LOC107945147 gene encoding uncharacterized protein, with product MEKKQGFFSSLKEDVIRGLSPSRSRSNSLARTGSPMSGLLRRKKTSNQYYAGGGGYVAQPEPLIARSGSLRPVGEALAPLMEGPDPDGVEIGDSKRVGPGIGQWVKGQLSRNPSVTASYKRSDLRLLLGVMAAPLAPVHVNCNDPLPHLSIKDTPIETSSAQYILQQYTAASGGQKLQNSIRNAYAMGKLKMVACEYETATRTVKNRNGSKGAESGGFVLWQMNPDMWYVELAVGGSKVRAGCNGKLVWRHTPWLGSHTAKGPVRPLRRALQGLDPRTTASMFADARCIGEKNVNGEDCFILKLCTDPQTLKARSEGPAEIIRHVLFGYFSQKTGLLVHIEDSHLTRIQSNGGDAVYWETTIDSYLDDYRPVEGIMIAHSGRSVVTLFRFGEVAMSHTKTKMEEAWTIEEVAFNVPGLSLDCFIPPGDLKSGSIGETCELPQDEKGKTGIVLAAQRAKLAAASNTIWQMEV from the exons ATGGAGAAAAAGCAAGGTTTTTTCTCATCTCTCAAAGAAGATGTGATTCGCGGGCTTTCACCTTCCCGTTCCCGGTCCAACAGTCTGGCGAGAACCGGTTCACCCATGTCCGGTCTCTTGCGGAGAAAGAAAACCAGTAACCAGTACTACGCCGGTGGCGGCGGTTACGTGGCGCAACCGGAGCCATTGATCGCGAGATCCGGGAGCTTAAGGCCAGTCGGGGAAGCTTTGGCTCCACTCATGGAAGGTCCTGATCCCGACGGAGTCGAAATCGGGGACTCGAAACGGGTCGGGCCGGGTATAGGACAATGGGTTAAGGGGCAGTTATCGAGGAACCCTTCCGTTACTGCTTCGTATAAGAGGTCTGATCTGAGATTGTTGCTTGGGGTTATGGCTGCACCATTGGCTCCGGTTCATGTTAACTGCAATGACCCTTTGCCTCATTTGAGCATCAAAGATACTCCCATT GAAACTTCCTCTGCTCAGTACATATTGCAGCAATACACGGCGGCTTCCGGCGGGCAGAAGTTGCAAAACTCGATTCGGAATGCCTACGCTATGGGGAAGCTTAAAATGGTGGCTTGTGAATACGAAACGGCAACGAGGACGGTTAAGAATCGCAACGGCTCTAAAGGTGCGGAGTCCGGCGGGTTTGTGCTTTGGCAAATGAATCCGGACATGTGGTATGTCGAACTTGCAGTCGGTGGTAGCAAGGTTCGTGCTGGatgtaacgggaagctcgtgTGGCGGCATACGCCTTGGCTCGGTAGTCATACCGCGAAAGGACCTGTTCGACCGTTGCGTCGTGCCCTTCAGGGTCTTGATCCGAGGACTACGGCTAGTATGTTTGCTGATGCAAGATGCATAGGTGAAAAAAATGTTAACGGTGAAGATTGCTTCATCCTCAAGTTATGTACCGATCCGCAAACGCTTAAGGCGAGGAGTGAAGGCCCGGCGGAGATCATTAGGCATGTTTTATTCGGTTACTTTAGTCAGAAGACTGGACTTCTTGTTCACATCGAAGACTCACATCTGACTCGTATTCAATCTAACGGCGGTGATGCTGTTTATTGGGAAACCACAATCGATTCATATCTCGATGATTACCGACCCGTTGAAGGTATCATGATAGCACATTCCGGTCGTTCTGTTGTTACACTTTTCAGGTTCGGGGAAGTCGCAATGAGCCATACTAAAACAAAGATGGAAGAAGCTTGGACGATCGAGGAGGTTGCCTTCAATGTACCAGGCCTTTCGCTTGATTGTTTTATCCCACCAGGTGATTTGAAGTCCGGATCCATCGGTGAAACCTGCGAACTCCCTCAAGACGAAAAGGGAAAGACCGGGATCGTGTTAGCAGCACAACGTGCCAAGCTCGCCGCAGCTAGCAACACAATTTGGCAGATGGAAGTCTGA